The DNA region ACACAATTGTAATTCCTTTTGTCCCATTCATGTTGCTACCTCTGCAGGCCACAAAGCTTAAAGTAGTCCTTGGCTTATCAAAGTGAGTTGCAGAGCTGGAAGCTGATGTCTCTCTGCTCTGCTACTGTTTTTAACAGGGTGCAGATACTGTTAAAAGTGAGGTGTACCCTCTTCCCATGAAGTTCACTGCTGGTGCTGGCCcatttggcatttgccagaataaCCAGATGGGAAGCCTGACCCGCCGCTTACTGGGAAGAATGTGGTGCTTCACAAAGGCATCATTCGCGGCACAGTGTCTACAGATCCTTGTTATGGACACTCAAGCACCTCAGTTACTGCCATGCATACTTTTTTCATGCGAATAAGGCCTTAGAGTTATCAAAAAACTAAGTGAAGCATCTGCCTTTTTTCAGGACCACTTTTCTTCCCCATTCCTATGACACCCTACGACCCACACATATCAAAAATGGCAAGAGGCAATATAAATACAATCTGAGCCCTCTGCACTATCTACTGCATACTCGGTGCCCTCTTATCCTCACCTGTATCTGTTTCTGGTTGCATTTAGGGCCTGAAACAGTCAAACACTAAACGAATAAGACTACACAATGCCATTTGACCACAATGGATAGCACATCCATACCTGTCGATCCTCCAGGTCAATCTTGTTACCTAGAATAATTATAGGGAAATTAGTGACAGGTGTTTGTATTTTATCCATAAAGTCTGCCCTCCAGGTCTCAAGATTTGAAAAAGATTCTTCATCTGTGACATCAAAGACCAGAAGACAACCATCAGAGCCTTTATAGAAGGAGGACACCAAAGACCGGAATCGTTCCTGGCCACCTGTGTCCCAGATCTATGAAAAAGAACATATCTGAGATGGTGGCTCTACAGACATAAAGTCACTAATATTTTCAGATACAGACCTCTCGTCTTATAAAGAAACACCAATATGTAAGTAAAATGCAAAATATGTGTGTGTAACATTAAAGGAACTATATAGGCACAATACTGTAAATACTGTACTATACAGTGCTAAGAATCTCACATTTCTAAGACAATTAAATATATGGTAGAAGTAATGCATGTACCCACTTATTTTCCTTATTTTTAGCTATTTATTGCATTGTACATGTGGTGGGGTGACTGCCTCCATCTTGGTCATGCACTTCTGTTGTCCAAAGCTATTTTAATCAATATAATAAAAGTTCTTTCATATTGACTTAAATGGATTGTCCATCTTTTAAGGCCATTTTTGTacgtaaatgcatgtattttgggataatgatattttttgtaattgggtttcattacaaattttgcaccCTTTGGCTTTACAGGATCTTTGTTTCCCGTATTGTAATCTGTGGCCACACATCAGCTGAGAGACACTCAGTAGAAGACAGATAAAAGTTACACACTTTCCTGATGGATTGTCAGAACGAGGTCACTGACAGATTCTCTGGAAAAGAGGTCGGCCACTTTCTCTAATTAGGGCAGCTTTCCTCCCAAACTGCACATCTCTCCTGTCGATACAATGGCTGCCGATCATGTGACCAGAGGAGATAATCAGTCTCCTTCAAATGTAAAACACCTGAGatgggaaagctgcttttctattggaagAGACTCATGGACTGGTTTGGTCACAAgcgcctccaccagcagccattgtatggacagaagtTCTGGTCAGTTTGTGAGGAAAGCTGCAATAATGAGAGAAAGTGGCCGACCTCTTTACCCGATAATCCGTCAGTGAGCTCCTCCTGACAGGAAAGTTGGTCACTCTTTTATCTGTCGTTTTTTAGCTCTTCTCAGTTGATTTATTGCCACTGACTACATTAAAAAATAATCAGTTAAGTATATTTTTTCATAACTAACCTGCATCTTTAGGGTCTTGTTTTCCAGCTGGATGGTTTTGGTGAGTATATGCGCTCCTAGTGTATTCCGGTAGTCATTTCGAAACCAATTATGCACATATTGATTCAAAAGGGAGGTCTTTCCAGTTCTGTAGACATAGGAGGAATCATAGCATTTCATAATGTTTTCCGGTTTCATGTTATACATTGTATTTGTACAATTTGTTATACATTGTGTGAAAAACAAGTTGTTTGCAATTTGGCACTTTATGTAGGTTTCCATTGTGCAGAAGATCTGATGTAACCCTTTTAATTACTGCTCAAGGAAAAGTAGTAGCTGTTTTTCAGGTTACTGCGAAGGAAATGATTGAGGCCCATCCCTGACTTTATGTAGTTACTGGTGCAAAACATTAGTGTACTTGCCAAcaatcctgattttttttttagaacaatCCTGATACTGGACCAAAACCATATAACAAAGTGGAATTTGGGAGTATTTCTAAGCAATCCTGGGATCAAGCCTATAATATTCCATATTTTTCATCTAAAATGTTGCTGAATATATATTAAGAAGCCTACCTGTAATAAAAACTTAGGCCAGTCTCTTCAATAGGTGAGGAGGTTGAGGAAAGGGGTGCATTGCCCATGTCTAGAATTCCAAGTGGGCGGCATGCTTTCCTAGCTGCTTCCGCCTTTATGCGGAGGTAAAGGAGCGGGAAGTAGTTCCTCATATACATGTGAGAGCGTCTCAGATTCTACTACCAGGATCTCCTATGATATTAGTTTAGACAAGTATTGACTCCTGATAGAAGGAATTTCCTCTTTACTACTTTTTCATGTATCCAATGTATCCAATTTATGCCCAAACACTTTTAGTAAAACCAGGAGCGATGCTCTCTATTTGGATCATCTACGATTGTTTTTGCAGAGTGTTTTAGGACATCATCGTTAAGTTGACACTGCTCTCTTGCAAGTTTTTAAAGAGGCTTTTTATctcacactagctgaagagcccggcgttgcctgggcatagtaaatatctgtggttagttatagcacctcacttctctcattttaccatcatgcctctcattttccccctcacatctctcattttccccctcactcctctcatttccccctcactcctctcatttcccccctcactcctctcatttccccccttactcctctcattcccccctaacacttgtcatttcgacctcacatctgtcgttttccgatcactccactattttccctcacttctctcattttgcactcacacattttcattttcacctcacacctctcaatttcacctcacacctctcattttcccctcagtatatacatgtttgtcatctcccttatatatagtatacacctctatgtcatctcctgtatatagtatatacctgtatgtcatctcctcctgtatatagtatatacctgtatgtcatctcttctgtacatagtatatacctgtatgtcatctcctcctatatatagtatatacctgtatgtcatctcccctgtatttagtatatacctgctgtatgtcatctcctcctgtatatacctatgtgtcatctcctcttttatatagtatatacctgtatgtaatttcctcctgtatatagtatatacctgtgtgtcatctcctcctgtatatagtatatacctgtatgtcatctcctcctgtatatagtatatacttatatttatatatgtaaatccccagccaacaggaagccctcccccctggcagtatatattagttcacacatacacataatagacaggtcatgtgactgacagctgcagtatttcctatatggtacatttgttgctcttgtagtgtgtctgcttattaatcagatttttatttttgaaggataataccagacttgtgtgtgttttagggcgagtttcatgtgtcaagttgtgtgtgttgagttgcatgtggtgacatgcatgtagcgacttttgtgagatgagttttgtgtggcgacatgcatgtagcaactttttgtgtgtcgagttgcatgtgacaggttagtgtagcaagttgtgtgcagcaagttttgcgcatggcgagttttgcgcgtggcgagttttatgtgtggtgcgttttgagtatgggcaagttttgtgtgaggcaacttttgtatgtgttgcaacttttgtgcatgtggcaatttttccgcgtgtgcaagttttgcgtgtggcgagttttccatgaggtgagttttgcacgcgtGGCGAgtcttgcgtgagcctagttttgcatgtggcgagttttgtgcaTGGTAAGTTTTgagtggcaacttttgtgtttcaacttttatgtggcgaggttggtgtatgtgtggtgaaatgtgtgctgagggtggtatatgtgttcaagcacgtggtagtgtgtggcgcattttgtgtgtgtgttcatatccccgtgtgtggtgagtatcccatgtcggggccccaccttagcaactgtacggtatatactctttggcaccatcgctctcattctctaagtcccccttgttcacatctggcagctgtcaatttgcctccaacacttttcctttcactttttccacattatgtagataggggcaaaattgtttggtgaattggaatgcgcggggttaaaatttcgcctcacaacatagcctatgacgctctcagagtccagacgtgtgactgtgcaaaattttgtcaaaacaaaagaaagtcaaaaccgcaccctttcatatataaattgaaggtctcagcggacacaagggcgcacgtccaaaaccagggagcccatcccagccagtaccaagaccacaaagagcaagaagacagcgccacaatggatggttaaaaaataggagcttacatttattctgcctcctgtagcgacgttttggtcaacagacctttatcaaggttTGTTGACCGAaaagtcgctacaggaggcagaataaatgtaagctcctattttttcaccatccattgtggcgctgtcttcttgttctttgtgcaaaattttgtggctgtagctgcgacggtgcagatgccaatcccagacatacacacatacacacacacattcagctttatatattagataacaacTCTTAATGTGGTGTCCCAGGGCCTTAGAATTAGTTTTTAGCCACATTTTGTCATTTATGCACTGCACTCATAGCAATGAAATGTCAaagtattatgtttttttttgcaaaaaaacggatTCCCTTATCGATCTTACCCCATgggaccaataatatttattttcagATCCACTTTCTGTTCGGAATTCATGAAGAGCTGAAAGATGTAAAACAGACATGTGTATTATTAACTTAGCAAGTTTCAACATTTCTTTATACACTTCGTAGGTGAGTTTGTACTGTATGTGCGGTAACACTATGTGATTATTGGATGTTATGAACTGCCCTCTGTCCTTTTAGTGTTTCACTTTCCTAATGGATTCCGGTAAAAAGTCACTTTCACATGTCAGCATtctggccagtattttacatcaatatttgttagccaaaaccattgACGAAACCTACACAATGTATGATGAAAAAATTATACCTCTTCTATGCTATGGACTCACTAATTGCTTAGGCTTTCAGATACTAATGCCAATTACTGACCAAAATACAGCTGTGTGAAAGTGGCCTAGGCTAAGttcaataaagggaacctgtcaccagcaaaaatgccattagcctgcagatatggggataatctgcagtttaatagcgttattaacctgcCCGGCGCGCCTGCACATAGCTGaacgctgcggggagaaaatgaCCTTTATTCGCCCAGGAAATGTTCTGGTTTCAGTCATGAGGGGGCGCCGtcgctggttcagtcaccgctcttagTAACTGCATCccccgcactgactgacagctgagccCCAATGCAGAACCAGTGTCAGTCAGGACTGGGGGCGCGGATACAGCCACCGCACTGTATTCTCGGAACGGTGACTTAACCTATTAACCCGCAGTttagccccatatctgcaggttatggtgacaggttccctttaagcaatccATTTGATATGCATGTGTTAGTTTTGTAAAAATAATCATGTACTTCAATTTATCCTTTTCTTTCCATAGCAACATTTAAAGggacattcccatctccaagatcctatcccaataagtagtaggcataataataatattagcaaaaacctccgcttagaaatatagtatagtttttctgatttgctgtgcctttcctcatgtacaggcatcacaggaccttaggtatccatggttatgaccactagtaactaactaactgtcactatatcagtgctcataaccatggatacctaaggtcctacaaTGCCTGTACATGAGGAAACAGACATAGCgactcagaaaaactatactacatttctaattggaggtatttgttattattattattattattattattattattattattacacctactacgtatTCTGAtagagtcttggagatgggaatacccctttaaaaagtAACCGTAGTCTTAAAtattattttataaatcaatagtacacataagaACAAGCAacgttgtaatatatcttataagaggaatcagcttctttctcctcctgatcaTTCAGACTGATGATACAGTCTCAAAATTCTCAGATCACTGGTAGAATCTGTATTCAGTGATTACTGATTATTACAttaatgagataggagatgacaattgCGACTCTATGGAGAGGGGAGTGAGGAGCTGGTATTTAGGCAGGTAATAGAGAATTTTGCTAACACTGAGAGAGTTGACATCCCGAAAGGGTCTTCTTAACATTTTTGgagcatattttttatttaaatgaaaAGCAGAAACGGACCCCAACACAGGACAGCATTTCAATCCTCAACTTGTGACAGGAGCAGTTAGTGAAGGGACTGATGACTGTTTGTTTTAGTAACTAAACCTGCCCCTGTCTTTTGCCCAGACGATGTACAGGTTGTAGTGCAGGGTCTACTTATCCGCAGCCTGCTTGATCCCATCTCTGGCAGTGCCTAATGGGCTTCCATGCATAGTTGACCTGACTCTAATTATATTAAATCATCTATAATCATGTATAAGAACTCATAGTAAATATttgttatactgtatatagcatacTATAGTATCTTATCACCATTCTGCAGTGGATCATATGCATGGGGGAGGAGACCTTAGTAAATGGGACCCCATTAACTTTGTCTAATGACTATGATGCCATGAACACTTTTGACTGCAAAACGTTAAGGTTTAAACAGTCTGGTTTGTAGTTTGCACCCAGCCAGCAGGGTGTCAATTGTATGTTACAGCTGACACCCATTTCTGATGGAGCAGGCTCAAATCCTGGGTTGGCACTCTACTGTGAATATTCAGCAATTTATATTAAAGCCTACTAAATGATAATATAAATGTATTTTATAGAGTGCAAAGAGATTAATGGGAACTTGTCAGCTGTATAAATGCTATTTACCTATTTAGTGCTTAAATTGTGTTTTACTGGTCTATTGGAACAAGTGGCTACAGGGAGAATAttaagttttattctccctgcagccactcacTTCCAGTTATTGGGGTGTTCAGGGAGCTGTAACAGTTGCTACTCTCCATATAGTGAGTGCGCTtttatcacccccccccccctgcacctAGACTGACAGCCTACTCTGCAGAATAAGTGTccagagcaggctgtcagtcaaagaaaaagaaaattatGACAATAAACCAAAAAGATAAAGTTACACTAAGAAGCAGGAAACATTTTAGCATGCGTATGcagcacacatcacacacacaggtGGGACTAATATGTGCCTTCTAAACCTATAGTCTGTCATATGACAGTGACACTAGTGGCATAATTATGAGGCATGCAGAAGTATTAGTAGTATCTGCGACCTGTTACTGGCCAATATGAGGTCAATTTTGCATTGGGCTCTAGCAGCTATAATTTACACCACAACTACATTTACGAACAGGACTCTGACCATGAATGGTTAACTGAaaaatgtttaaattttttttagtataataaacataataatATAGCAACTGCCTACATGtattaaaatacatataaatatgcaGATTTATAGCATTGGATTCGTATCTTAGCTTAAAGGCGTTGTCCAGTCACATCCAATTTAATGACCTATCCATGGGATAATGTCATTAATATGAGATCGGTGGGGATCTGACACCCAACTCCCTCACTGATCAGATGAAAATAACTCTGTTGGAGATGCTAGCTGTTCTGCAGTGCCTTGCAGCAGATGCTACACATTAAATAGAGCTGTATTCTGCAGCTCGTTCCATGTGTTTACATCTAGATGGTAACAGAgcaaataacagctgatcggtAGGGATGCTAGGTGTGGAATCCTCCCCTCCATCTCACATTGGATAGATCTTCAGTATGGTGTGACCCGATAACCCTTTAACCAACACTTGCAATTTTTCCCTATATGTGATTCATGAAAACAGAGTCTCaccttttacatttttcattctttgaAACAGATGAGATCGTTAGCAAGAATCATTATTTACTTTTATCAAAAACAAATCATAATAGTAGGCACTACAGTCACAGGGAGAAAAAGTAGTAATATTAAGACTTTCTCACATCATTCTACCAATTATGTAtgatatacataccttctggtgcacATACTCCCTTCTAAAGCTGTTCTTTGTACTTTCGTGGGCTTGAGCAGACACTGAGTATGAGGAAAGTCAGCGAGGAACAAAAACTATCTTGGCTGTCACAAGCCTCCACGTCACTCATTCTCTGCATTCAATGACTGGTGACGTTCTGCTGCTCTTTGAGATCTATTATGGCAGTAGCTTGTTTCCCTGCATGAGCCCCATTGTGCCTCTCCTTCTTCCCCTCTTATACCCAGCCTGTCACAGTTTTCCACCCTCCCTTCTTATGAAG from Ranitomeya variabilis isolate aRanVar5 chromosome 3, aRanVar5.hap1, whole genome shotgun sequence includes:
- the RAB7B gene encoding ras-related protein Rab-7b codes for the protein MNSEQKVDLKINIIGPMGTGKTSLLNQYVHNWFRNDYRNTLGAHILTKTIQLENKTLKMQIWDTGGQERFRSLVSSFYKGSDGCLLVFDVTDEESFSNLETWRADFMDKIQTPVTNFPIIILGNKIDLEDRQVSRELAASWCEERKVLYFEVSAKDNINVDLAFDTLAKEALIHYQECRESHLTDSIKLTPMKHSVGDSCC